From a region of the Daphnia pulicaria isolate SC F1-1A chromosome 1, SC_F0-13Bv2, whole genome shotgun sequence genome:
- the LOC124332732 gene encoding protein sister of odd and bowel-like translates to MALSCLAGTNPVLPVNSRTSCPVGGSAASGRSGGVVIKTEAGSVENMLETQCNGDPNNSSSVGGGQQSNPGTPSPNNSSNDGPVGGGRSGSALSAPSPVGGNLTMPLFSHHHHHQQQQQQQQQHQQQQAALAAAGLFRAASLAQSYPGGMVGQLGPHSHHLPSLMASLQAVASAGVGGVPLHHHHNQQRAAAAALGGLLPGVTLPFNFPSMSHQHQSALLNWSKLAQSAAAAAALGVDGLGSIIQQQQQQQQQQQHHLLHQQQQQQQLSPDSSSNPVRKKSNNNRNNGTNNHNNATQLPLVTNGCYTGGLIVSHHTDHVLPSVVHQLTKNNSKTANNKTNNKPVKAAVARRNAKNSNTIRNQGLQDHHLLLGGGEDNHHHLNHHLNHHHHHLANTIIGSVGIKPSDLIITPDADPSMVSPVASSSPPSVNGSSGGSSSSSRSSIKSGINPVSGSGGQTVNNTSQLQSGQQTDSRSVSSVVDNVSLTSSSQQQQQQRDKVFSCSICHRTFGYKHVLQNHERTHTGEKPFECKQCGKRFTRDHHLKTHMRLHTGEKPYNCTHCDRQFVQVANLRRHLRVHTGERPYACELCTSRFSDSNQLKAHNLIHKGEKPFQCQICSGKFRRRHHLMHHKCPKDPAGSGGSHATRPIGLVAASRTSTKMIGLTKDLHHLVDDDLESEPPPTPSSCYASPPDEDDEDLEEEEDLVMPLMKQQQQLKAMSQQQQQQQTGNRGRKPRETRRVIRPSENVGAKSNGGVGPTTPQGPEQTEPEDLSTSSRMRHASTFSVGSTGGWSAAGSVSIDLNSDRDDDVEEEDEDDVVDGLLGEPHNHHHDMDDEEDDMSDTADLIQHQRKKQRRNALDLVHARNTQVAK, encoded by the exons ATGGCTTTGTCGTGTTTAGCCGGCACCAATCCCGTTCTACCCGTCAACTCGAGAACTTCATGTCCCG TTGGTGGATCAGCGGCTTCCGGGCGCAGTGGTGGCGTCGTCATCAAGACGGAAGCGGGAAGCGTCGAGAATATGCTGGAAACGCAGTGTAACGGCGATCCCAACAACAGTTCGAGCGTAGGCGGTGGCCAGCAGTCCAATCCTGGAACGCCTTCgcccaacaacagcagcaacgacGGACCAGTCGGCGGTGGCCGATCCGGCAGCGCTTTATCGGCTCCATCGCCCGTCGGCGGCAATTTGACTATGCCGCTCTTTtctcaccaccaccatcaccagcagcaacagcagcagcagcaacagcatcaacagcagcaagcTGCTCTGGCAGCCGCCGGTCTCTTCCGGGCCGCCAGTTTGGCTCAATCGTATCCGGGTGGAATGGTCGGACAACTCGGTCCGCATTCGCACCACTTGCCGAGTTTGATGGCCAGCCTGCAAGCCGTTGCATCGGCCGGAGTTGGCGGAGTACCGCTCCATCACCACCACAATCAGCAACGGGCAGCTGCGGCCGCCCTGGGTGGACTCCTGCCCGGCGTGACGCTGCCGTTCAACTTTCCGTCCATGTCGCATCAGCATCAGAGCGCGTTGCTCAATTGGTCGAAATTGGCGCAAagtgcggcggcggcggcggcgctcGGAGTCGACGGACTCGGTTCCATcatccagcaacagcagcagcagcagcaacaacaacaacatcatcttcttcatcagcagcagcagcaacagcagctttCGCCTGATTCGTCGTCCAATCCGGTGCGGAAgaagagcaacaacaaccggaACAACGGaaccaacaaccacaacaacgcGACGCAGCTCCCGCTGGTGACGAACGGCTGCTACACGGGCGGATTGATCGTCTCGCATCACACCGATCACGTCCTGCCGTCGGTTGTCCACCAGCTGACCAAGAACAACTCGAAAACGGCCAACAACAAGACCAACAACAAACCGGTCAAGGCGGCCGTGGCCCGTCGCAACGCCAAAAACAGCAACACGATCCGCAATCAGGGTCTGCAGGATCACCATTTGCTGCTGGGCGGTGGCGAggacaaccaccaccacctcaacCACCACCtcaatcaccaccaccaccacctggcCAACACCATCATCGGCAGCGTGGGCATCAAGCCCAGCGATTTGATCATCACGCCGGATGCCGATCCTTCGATGGTGAGTCCCGTTGCCAGCAGTTCTCCTCCTTCGGTAAACGGTTCGAGCGgtgggagcagcagcagcagccgcagctcAATCAAGTCGGGAATCAACCCGGTCTCTGGCTCTGGCGGACAGACGGTGAACAACACGAGCCAGTTGCAGTCGGGCCAGCAGACGGACAGCCGCAGTGTTTCGTCTGTGGTGGACAACGTGTCGCtgacgtcgtcgtcgcagcagcagcagcagcagcgggacAAGGTGTTTAGCTGCTCCATCTGCCACCGGACGTTCGGCTACAAGCACGTCCTGCAGAATCACGAGCGGACCCACACGGGCGAGAAGCCGTTCGAGTGCAAGCAGTGCGGCAAGAGATTCACGCGCGACCACCACCTCAAGACGCACATGCGCTTGCACACGGGCGAGAAGCCGTACAACTGCACGCACTGCGACCGCCAGTTTGTCCAGGTGGCCAACTTGAGGCGCCACTTGCGGGTGCACACGGGCGAGCGGCCCTACGCCTGCGAGCTCTGCACGTCCAGGTTCTCCGACTCGAACCAGCTCAAGGCCCACAATCTCATCCACAAGGGCGAGAAGCCGTTCCAGTGCCAAATCTGCTCCGGCAAATTCCGCAGGAGGCACCACCTCATGCATCACAAGTGCCCAAAAGATCCGGCCGGATCGGGCGGCAGCCACGCCACTAGGCCCATTGGACTGGTGGCTGCCAGCCGGACCAGCACCAAAATGATTGGGCTGACCAAAGATCTCCACCATCTGGTCGATGACGATCTGGAGAGCGAGCCGCCACCAACTCCGTCCAGTTGCTACGCCAGTCCACCGGATGAGGACGACGAAGAtttggaggaggaagaagatttGGTCATGCCGTtgatgaaacaacaacaacagttgaAAGCCAtgagtcagcagcagcaacagcagcagacgggCAACCGAGGACGGAAACCGCGGGAGACGAGACGGGTCATCCGGCCGTCTGAGAATGTCGGCGCAAAGAGCAACGGCGGAGTCGGGCCGACCACTCCGCAAGGTCCCGAGCAGACGGAACCGGAGGATTTGTCGACGTCGTCGCGAAtgcgccacgcctcgacgttCAGCGTCGGATCGACGGGCGGATGGAGCGCCGCCGGATCGGTTTCCATCGATTTGAATTCGGATCGCGACGACGACGTGGAAGAGGAGGACGAAGACGACGTGGTCGACGGGCTCCTGGGCGAACCTcacaaccaccaccacgacATGGACGACGAAGAGGACGACATGTCGGACACGGCCGATCTCATCCAGCACCAGCGCAAGAAGCAGCGCCGCAACGCCCTCGATCTCGTCCACGCCCGCAACACTCAGGTGgccaagtaa